One genomic segment of Ricinus communis isolate WT05 ecotype wild-type chromosome 5, ASM1957865v1, whole genome shotgun sequence includes these proteins:
- the LOC8273724 gene encoding protein SPIRAL1-like 1 isoform X1: MGSCSFSHGESELVFGQFVVCTCIEKQQYNMGRGVSAGGGQSSLGYLFGNGETANNSPAAKSVGQAANNSPSPKPVVASPPINKEIPAGIHGNLTNNYYRADGQNCGNFITDRPSTKVHAAPGGGSSLGYLFGGTGN, translated from the exons ATGGGATCTTGTTCTTTCTCTCATGGAGAATCTGAGCTAGTTTTTGGACAATTTGTTGTAT GTACCTGTATTGAAAAACAACAATACAATATGGGCCGTGGAGTTAGTGCTGGTGGGGGACAAAGTTCTTTGGGATACCTATTTGGTAATGGTGAGACTGCTAACAATTCTCCAGCTGCTAAAAGTGTGGGACAAGCTGCAAACAATAGCCCTTCTCCAAAACCTGTTGTTGCTTCACCACCAATAAATAAGGAAATTCCTGCTGGCATCCATGGAAATCTTACAAACAATTACTATAGGGCAGATGGGCAGAACTGTGGGAATTTTATCACG GATCGGCCATCCACCAAAGTTCATGCTGCACCTGGTGGTGGATCTTCCCTTGGTTACCTTTTTGGAGGGACTGGGAACTAA
- the LOC8273724 gene encoding protein SPIRAL1-like 1 isoform X2, which produces MGRGVSAGGGQSSLGYLFGNGETANNSPAAKSVGQAANNSPSPKPVVASPPINKEIPAGIHGNLTNNYYRADGQNCGNFITDRPSTKVHAAPGGGSSLGYLFGGTGN; this is translated from the exons ATGGGCCGTGGAGTTAGTGCTGGTGGGGGACAAAGTTCTTTGGGATACCTATTTGGTAATGGTGAGACTGCTAACAATTCTCCAGCTGCTAAAAGTGTGGGACAAGCTGCAAACAATAGCCCTTCTCCAAAACCTGTTGTTGCTTCACCACCAATAAATAAGGAAATTCCTGCTGGCATCCATGGAAATCTTACAAACAATTACTATAGGGCAGATGGGCAGAACTGTGGGAATTTTATCACG GATCGGCCATCCACCAAAGTTCATGCTGCACCTGGTGGTGGATCTTCCCTTGGTTACCTTTTTGGAGGGACTGGGAACTAA
- the LOC107262409 gene encoding 60S ribosomal protein L39, which yields MPSHKTFIIKKKLAKKMRQNRPIPHWIRMRTDNTIRYNAKRRHWRRTKLGF from the exons ATG CCGTCGCACAAGACATTTATAATAAAGAAGAAGCTAGCGAAGAAGATGAGACAGAATAGGCCGATTCCTCATTGGATTCGTATGCGTACTGATAATACCATTCGCTACAACGCTAAACGCAGGCACTGGCGCCGTACCAAGCTTGGGTTTTGA
- the LOC8273723 gene encoding eukaryotic translation initiation factor 3 subunit M — MTTVVPTSEEDPALAVVRFTSELAWADAGPEVAEQQVSRLCVEAQECMVIGRWLDLASLILTSADVIFSNSKVSEKDLECIFTVICNLVTKPDSPDEALEMAKLICGKIIQQPADKPALRLKILFNLYNLLESPYSRFYVYLKALDLALNGKVTEHMVPSFKTIESFLKEWNLEVKDQRELFLSISNVLRESKSSGKDSFKFLTKYLATFAGEDAYAMGEAKEEAVRTIIEFVKSPDMFQCDLLDMPAVGQLEKDGKYALVYQLLKIFLTQRLDAYLEFQTANSALLKSYDLVHEDCIAKMRLMSLLDLSLDESGRIPYTLIKDTLRINDDEVELWVVKAITAKLINCKMDQMNEVVIVSSCTERVFGQHQWQKLRSKLATWRDNVTNVINTIQANKVTEDGSQAMQGLMIR, encoded by the exons ATGACGACCGTCGTCCCTACCTCCGAGGAAGATCCAGCGCTCGCCGTCGTCCGCTTCACCTCCGAACTTGCCTGGGCCGACGCCGGTCCCGAG GTTGCCGAGCAACAAGTTAGTAGGCTATGTGTGGAAGCACAAGAATGCATGGTGATAGGCAGATGGTTGGATTTGGCTTCTTTAATACTCACTTCTGCTGATGTTATATTCTCCAATTCCAAGGTCTCAGAGAAAG ATCTTGAGTGCATCTTCACTGTTATCTGCAATCTTGTTACCAAGCCTGACAGTCCGGATGAAGCACTTGAGATGGCAAAACTTATATGTGGAAAAATTATTCAGCAGCCAGCTGACAAGCCTGCATTGCGATTAAAGAT CTTGTTCAATCTATACAATCTACTGGAGAGCCCATACAGCCGATTCTATGTATACTTGAAGGCGCTAGATTTGGCATTAAATGGAAAAGTCACGGAACATATGGTACCTTCTTTTAAAACTATCGAGAGCTTCTTGAAAGAATGGAATCTGGAGGTGAAGGATCAGAGAGAGCTTTTCCTCAGCATTTCTAATGTCCTGAGAGAGAGTAAGAG CTCAGGGAAAgattcttttaaattcttgACCAAGTATTTAGCAACCTTTGCTGGTGAGGATGCATATGCAATGGGTGAAGCCAAGGAAGAAGCTGTACGAACAATTATCGAATTTGTAAAGTCACCTGATATGTTTCAG TGTGACCTGCTAGATATGCCTGCTGTGGGACAATTGGAAAAGGACGGCAAATACGCGTTGGTGTACCAGCTTTTGAAGATATTTCTAACTCAGAGGCTAGATGCCTACTTAGAGTTCCAGACTGCAAATTCTGCATTGCTGAAGAGCTATG ATCTTGTCCATGAAGATTGTATAGCAAAGATGAGATTGATGTCATTGCTGGATCTTTCCTTGGATGAATCTGGTCGAATTCCTTATACCCTTATTAAGGATACTCTTCGG ATTAACGATGATGAGGTGGAATTATGGGTGGTGAAGGCAATAACTGCCAAGTTAATCAACTGTAAAATGGATCAGATGAATGAAGTTGTAATTGTGAG TAGCTGTACCGAGCGTGTATTTGGGCAGCATCAGTGGCAGAAACTTAGATCGAAGCTGGCTACTTGGAGG GATAATGTTACAAATGTGATAAACACCATCCAAGCCAACAAGGTAACTGAAGATGGATCACAGGCAATGCAAGGATTAATGATTCGTTAG